Proteins co-encoded in one Hyalangium ruber genomic window:
- a CDS encoding AMP-binding protein: MLDLLQRLESAAPERGLYLHEDYRSAPTFIPYTEFPARVAACAEHLRARGVQRGTRVILPFETDERVLFSLFGLMEVGALPLSVKPHLPTTGRQGYRDFLERISQRYGASRILDVPSLKGLELPLERVPLPPAGARVEGARLRTASEDELAFVQFSSGSTSFPKGVPITQRNLVANLGMIVHHDGMTPEDRVASWLPLFHDMGLIGLMTCFYAGSDAYLTQPMSFLMDPMGWLESLSERRITSSVIPNFAIDYSLKTLNELEPEELAHLDLSALRTVHLASEPINIPNLKRFTEQLAPQGLRRSAFKPCYGMAEAVLMVTCMGREEDWRVVTGPSGQPAISVGRPLREFDVRLRAENGRLCDERELGEIELRGGSLAPEYFEDERPLRGEEGFYATGDLGFVQDGELFITGRIGDRIKINGQSYFSADFEQAIERLPFIRTGRTAVFQDQGRVVVLAEARHPAVLARRAHSQRQVCAAILEAVGVTVSQEDVLFIRYGQLPKTSSGKLQRRAIAEAHARGHIRLATPLGLHADLLKLRARRLVHGSLRVLSQGLGRGREAAHARPARG, from the coding sequence ATGCTCGACCTCCTCCAGCGGCTCGAGAGCGCGGCTCCCGAGCGGGGCCTGTACCTGCATGAGGACTACCGCAGCGCGCCCACCTTCATCCCCTACACCGAGTTCCCCGCCCGAGTCGCGGCGTGCGCGGAGCACCTCCGGGCTCGAGGCGTGCAACGGGGGACGCGCGTCATCCTCCCCTTCGAGACCGATGAGCGGGTGCTCTTCTCCCTCTTCGGGCTGATGGAGGTGGGCGCCTTGCCCTTATCGGTGAAGCCCCACCTGCCGACCACGGGCCGGCAGGGCTACCGCGACTTCCTGGAGCGGATCTCCCAGCGCTATGGCGCCAGCCGCATCCTCGATGTCCCGAGCCTGAAGGGCTTGGAGCTTCCCTTGGAACGTGTCCCGCTGCCCCCGGCGGGAGCGCGGGTGGAAGGCGCTCGGCTGCGAACAGCCTCCGAGGATGAGCTGGCGTTCGTGCAGTTCTCCTCGGGTTCGACCTCGTTCCCCAAAGGCGTGCCCATCACCCAGCGAAACCTGGTCGCCAACCTGGGGATGATCGTCCACCACGACGGGATGACACCCGAGGACCGGGTGGCGAGCTGGCTGCCGCTCTTCCACGACATGGGACTGATCGGGCTGATGACGTGCTTCTACGCGGGCAGCGACGCCTACCTCACCCAACCCATGAGCTTCCTCATGGACCCGATGGGCTGGCTGGAGTCCCTGTCCGAGCGCCGCATCACCTCCTCGGTCATCCCCAACTTCGCGATCGACTACTCGCTGAAGACCCTGAACGAGCTGGAGCCGGAGGAACTGGCGCACCTGGACCTGTCAGCGCTGCGAACGGTGCATCTGGCCAGTGAGCCCATCAACATCCCGAACCTGAAGCGCTTCACGGAGCAGCTCGCGCCCCAGGGGCTGCGACGGAGCGCGTTCAAACCCTGCTACGGCATGGCCGAGGCAGTGCTGATGGTCACTTGCATGGGACGCGAGGAGGACTGGCGCGTCGTCACCGGCCCGAGCGGGCAGCCCGCCATCTCCGTGGGGCGGCCCCTGCGGGAGTTCGACGTGCGGCTGCGCGCCGAGAACGGTCGCCTGTGCGACGAGCGAGAGCTGGGAGAGATCGAGCTACGGGGCGGCAGCCTCGCACCCGAGTACTTCGAGGACGAGCGCCCGCTCCGTGGAGAAGAGGGCTTCTACGCCACGGGAGACCTGGGCTTCGTCCAGGACGGTGAGCTGTTCATCACCGGCCGCATCGGCGACCGCATCAAGATCAACGGGCAGAGCTACTTCTCCGCCGACTTCGAACAGGCCATCGAGCGGCTCCCCTTCATCCGCACCGGCAGGACGGCGGTGTTCCAGGACCAGGGGCGCGTGGTGGTGCTCGCCGAAGCCAGACACCCCGCGGTGCTGGCACGCAGAGCCCACAGCCAGCGGCAGGTGTGCGCCGCCATCCTGGAGGCGGTGGGAGTCACCGTGTCCCAGGAGGACGTGCTGTTCATTCGCTACGGCCAGCTCCCGAAGACGAGCAGCGGCAAGCTCCAGCGCCGGGCCATCGCCGAGGCCCACGCGCGGGGACACATCCGCCTCGCCACGCCGCTGGGCCTGCACGCGGACCTGCTGAAGCTCCGCGCGCGGCGCCTGGTCCACGGCTCCCTGCGAGTACTGTCCCAGGGACTCGGGCGAGGCCGTGAAGCGGCCCACGCCCGCCCAGCCCGAGGCTAG